From one Henriciella marina DSM 19595 genomic stretch:
- a CDS encoding type III secretion system chaperone family protein: protein MSLNLEQSHDLGGDPLDMVEACLEHAGWEHQRDDDAAVQCIAQTRWGEMGALIASRREPPALHFTVTLDLKPTAARTNAIAKLVLMANERLWLGHFDYWFEDNLLLFRHTLPMLDRIEPEEGEIRAVIAAATDAINMFVPAFNFVIWAGKTPEEAIDAAMFETDGEA from the coding sequence ATGAGCCTCAATCTCGAACAATCTCACGACCTTGGCGGCGACCCGCTCGACATGGTCGAAGCTTGCCTCGAACATGCGGGCTGGGAACACCAGCGCGACGACGATGCAGCGGTCCAGTGCATTGCACAGACCCGCTGGGGCGAAATGGGCGCACTGATCGCGTCGCGCCGCGAACCTCCAGCCCTCCACTTTACCGTGACGCTTGATCTCAAACCGACCGCCGCCCGGACAAACGCTATTGCGAAGCTGGTCCTGATGGCGAATGAGCGCCTCTGGCTTGGCCACTTCGACTACTGGTTTGAGGACAACCTCCTCCTATTCCGTCACACCCTGCCAATGCTCGACCGGATCGAACCTGAAGAAGGCGAAATCCGCGCGGTGATCGCAGCGGCGACCGATGCGATCAACATGTTCGTGCCCGCCTTCAATTTCGTGATCTGGGCCGGAAAAACGCCTGAAGAAGCCATCGACGCGGCGATGTTCGAAACCGATGGCGAGGCCTGA
- the modB gene encoding molybdate ABC transporter permease subunit, with product MPDLGPVLLSLQLAAVTTVILLLAGVPLAYWLASTRSRVKPVVEAVTALPLVLPPTVIGFYLLLLMNPSAPLGGAWVSLTGGTLSFSFAGLVIGSVIYSLPFMVQPLQSAFEAVGRGPLEAAATLRASKLDAIWTVLLPQSARGILTACVLTFAHTIGEFGVVLMVGGNIPERTRVISIAIYEHVESIEYAEAHILSAGLLVFSFVVLVGVYTLNRSYRLRVS from the coding sequence ATGCCTGATCTCGGGCCGGTCCTCCTCAGCCTGCAACTGGCAGCGGTCACGACGGTGATCCTGCTTCTTGCAGGTGTGCCGCTTGCCTACTGGCTGGCGTCCACCCGTTCGCGCGTGAAGCCTGTCGTCGAGGCGGTGACAGCCTTGCCGCTGGTCCTGCCGCCGACGGTGATTGGTTTCTATCTTCTTTTGCTGATGAACCCGTCCGCGCCGCTTGGCGGGGCCTGGGTCAGCCTGACGGGCGGCACGCTCAGCTTTTCCTTTGCAGGGCTGGTCATTGGCTCGGTCATCTATTCGCTGCCCTTCATGGTGCAGCCGCTGCAGTCGGCCTTCGAAGCGGTCGGGCGCGGACCACTGGAAGCTGCGGCGACGCTCCGCGCCTCAAAACTGGATGCGATCTGGACGGTGCTGCTGCCGCAATCGGCGCGGGGCATCCTGACGGCCTGCGTCCTGACCTTTGCACATACAATCGGGGAGTTTGGCGTGGTGCTGATGGTTGGCGGCAACATTCCAGAGCGCACGCGGGTCATCTCCATCGCGATCTATGAACATGTCGAGTCGATTGAATATGCCGAGGCGCATATCCTCTCGGCCGGGCTTCTGGTGTTCTCCTTTGTCGTGCTGGTCGGGGTTTACACCCTCAACAGGAGCTACCGTCTCCGTGTCAGTTGA
- the pgeF gene encoding peptidoglycan editing factor PgeF codes for MDTVPHVFAPHLASMNGIRHGFFGRRGGVSGGIYDSLNVGTGSDDKPKSIMRNRAIVAETIGAIGPQTLLSCHQHHSDTAILATMPWDEQNRPMADGMVCNVPGIALCILTADCVPVLLADRKANVIGACHAGWKGALDGICEATIAKMEESGATRKNIYAAVGPCIGQKSYEVGPEFRDIFMEKAPWSANLFHAGEGDRFHFNIETFVKNRLVKAGLAFVDVIGHDTCELEGVYFSNRRRNHFNQPDYGRQASVIMLED; via the coding sequence TTGGATACAGTCCCTCACGTCTTCGCCCCGCACCTTGCCAGCATGAATGGCATTCGCCACGGTTTTTTTGGCCGCCGCGGCGGGGTCTCAGGCGGAATCTACGACAGTCTGAATGTCGGGACCGGGTCCGATGACAAGCCAAAGTCAATCATGCGCAACCGTGCCATTGTCGCCGAAACCATTGGCGCGATTGGCCCGCAGACGCTGCTCTCCTGCCATCAGCACCATTCCGACACCGCCATCCTCGCCACCATGCCCTGGGACGAACAGAACCGGCCAATGGCGGACGGCATGGTCTGCAACGTGCCGGGCATCGCGCTCTGCATCCTGACGGCCGATTGCGTGCCGGTTCTTCTCGCTGACCGCAAGGCGAACGTTATCGGTGCCTGCCATGCCGGCTGGAAAGGGGCACTGGACGGCATCTGCGAGGCCACCATCGCCAAGATGGAAGAGTCCGGCGCCACCCGAAAGAATATCTACGCCGCCGTCGGGCCCTGCATTGGTCAGAAAAGCTATGAGGTCGGCCCCGAATTTCGCGACATCTTCATGGAAAAGGCGCCCTGGAGCGCAAACCTCTTCCACGCAGGCGAAGGCGACCGCTTCCACTTCAACATCGAGACCTTCGTGAAGAACCGGCTGGTCAAGGCTGGCCTCGCCTTTGTCGACGTCATCGGACACGACACGTGCGAGCTGGAAGGCGTGTATTTCTCCAACCGCCGCCGCAATCATTTCAATCAACCAGACTATGGCCGCCAGGCCTCGGTCATCATGCTGGAAGACTAG
- the proC gene encoding pyrroline-5-carboxylate reductase — MARPEPGLTLVGGGRMGSALAGGWIKSGYEGPIAVFAPRPSDLVRSWENDGKIRLNPDSATASTLVIAVKPQIFPKILDELRTLVGPNTLVLSVMAGITLSSLADKLGTKRVARAMPNTPGLVGEGMTLLCLPEDAEDDDAAYLRELLTPLGAVEGPLGENQLSAATAISGCGPAYAFLLAEVMAAAGEARGLPRDLALRLAQKTVQGAGALMMESEDPPSTLRENVTSPGGVTKAALDVLMREGAMPSLMKEAVDAAIKRDRELSGD, encoded by the coding sequence ATGGCGAGGCCTGAGCCCGGACTGACGCTAGTTGGCGGTGGCCGTATGGGCTCTGCCCTGGCTGGCGGCTGGATCAAGTCCGGCTATGAAGGCCCGATTGCCGTTTTTGCGCCAAGGCCATCCGATCTGGTCAGGTCTTGGGAAAATGACGGCAAGATCCGCCTTAATCCTGATTCAGCTACGGCCAGCACACTTGTCATCGCGGTGAAACCGCAAATTTTTCCGAAAATTCTCGATGAACTTCGCACCCTGGTCGGGCCGAACACGCTTGTCCTGTCGGTTATGGCTGGCATCACCTTGTCATCACTCGCCGACAAGCTCGGCACGAAGCGGGTGGCCCGCGCCATGCCGAACACGCCCGGTCTTGTTGGCGAAGGCATGACGCTGCTCTGCCTGCCGGAGGACGCTGAAGACGACGACGCAGCCTATCTGCGCGAGCTACTCACCCCGCTTGGCGCCGTCGAAGGCCCGCTCGGCGAGAACCAGCTTTCTGCCGCCACAGCCATTTCCGGCTGCGGCCCGGCCTACGCTTTCCTTCTTGCTGAAGTCATGGCGGCGGCAGGCGAGGCCAGGGGTCTCCCCCGTGATCTCGCCCTTCGTCTTGCGCAGAAAACCGTGCAAGGCGCAGGCGCGTTGATGATGGAGAGCGAGGACCCGCCGTCGACCCTTCGCGAGAACGTCACCTCGCCCGGCGGTGTCACCAAGGCAGCGCTGGACGTCTTGATGCGCGAGGGCGCGATGCCATCTCTCATGAAGGAGGCGGTCGATGCTGCGATCAAGCGCGACCGCGAACTTTCAGGAGACTGA
- the modA gene encoding molybdate ABC transporter substrate-binding protein has product MSRLRWIRCAGVALTLSLALVAACSQPHRGDVMVAVATNFLETAKALEAEFEAETGYDVSISSGSTGQLYSQIENGAPFDVFLAADRDRPRRLVETGRGMAGTQFTFATGRLVLWMPDADTGELDGEAVLRAGDFRALAMANPDLAPYGAAASQTVEALGLSEALSERKVFGQNVGQALALVASGNAELGFVAASQASSEAMAGKGGVWTVPDKLHDPIRQDLVLMRHAAGNDAALDFITFLRGEKARAIMREHGYGDG; this is encoded by the coding sequence ATGTCAAGATTGCGCTGGATCAGATGTGCCGGGGTCGCCCTCACCCTGTCGCTTGCACTGGTCGCAGCCTGCAGCCAGCCGCATCGCGGCGATGTGATGGTCGCTGTGGCGACAAATTTTCTTGAAACGGCAAAAGCACTAGAGGCTGAGTTCGAGGCAGAAACCGGGTACGATGTCTCGATTTCGTCAGGATCGACCGGCCAGCTTTACTCGCAGATCGAAAATGGCGCGCCTTTCGATGTTTTCCTTGCCGCTGATCGTGACCGGCCAAGGCGGCTTGTCGAGACCGGGCGCGGCATGGCTGGAACTCAGTTTACCTTTGCGACCGGGCGGCTGGTCCTTTGGATGCCGGATGCAGACACCGGCGAGTTGGATGGCGAGGCTGTCCTGCGCGCAGGCGACTTCCGCGCGCTCGCCATGGCGAACCCCGATCTTGCGCCTTATGGCGCAGCGGCCAGTCAAACGGTTGAGGCGCTTGGCCTGAGCGAAGCGCTATCCGAAAGGAAAGTGTTTGGACAGAATGTGGGACAGGCGCTGGCGCTGGTTGCCAGCGGCAATGCGGAGCTCGGCTTTGTGGCTGCCTCTCAAGCGTCATCGGAGGCGATGGCCGGAAAGGGCGGTGTATGGACCGTGCCGGACAAGCTCCACGATCCGATCCGGCAGGACCTCGTGCTGATGCGCCACGCAGCTGGCAATGACGCCGCGCTGGATTTCATTACCTTTCTTCGCGGGGAAAAAGCCCGCGCCATCATGCGTGAGCATGGCTATGGCGACGGCTGA